Within the Camelina sativa cultivar DH55 unplaced genomic scaffold, Cs unpScaffold15457, whole genome shotgun sequence genome, the region TGACCAGAAGAGTTCAAGATCCTGTTGATTTTGAGCTTAGTCGTGTCGCCAGATTCGAAGCTTTTGACTCCAGTGATAACTCCCAAAGAAGCTCCAGCAACGGAGCCGCCGAGGTAAGCTGTTCCGGTGTAGAAAGTGAGATTCTCACCCCAAGATCTACGCTGCCTCAAAGCCTCCTCCGTGAAGAGAAACTCAGGGGATGTAGGAAGCTTGTAA harbors:
- the LOC104775466 gene encoding mitochondrial import inner membrane translocase subunit TIM23-2-like; this translates as MAANNRSDHGSDENTRLYNPYQNYEVPINKSQYLYKLPTSPEFLFTEEALRQRRSWGENLTFYTGTAYLGGSVAGASLGVITGVKSFESGDTTKLKINRILNSS